Below is a genomic region from Nitrososphaerota archaeon.
TCGGCACACTCTACCTCTCGTATCCGTTCAGCAGCCCAACAGGAGATAAAACGATAACAAGCAGCATAGCACCCACACTCGCATCAGGCGCAACAACCACGGCTATGTTTACGCTAGATGTTGATAAAAGCGCATCCATAGGCACCTACCAACTCACACTAAAGCTCACATATCTAGACCACTGGTATACTCAGCTCACACAGAACCTAACCTTACAGGTTTATCTGCCGGGTAAAAGTGAGATCATAATAACTAACGTCAGCGGCATGCTGACTTTGGGAGAGGAGAACACAATTACGTTTGAGTTAAAGAATGTCGGCTCAGCACCAGCCTACAAACTCTCAGTATCGATATCAACAGCAAGCGGCATAATCATAGACCCATCTAAATCTACACAATACTTCCAAGATCTTCCTCCGAACAGCAGCATCGAGTTTAAGGTCAATGCAACAGCGCCTCGAAACCTAACCCCAAGCTTCTACCCAGCACAGATCGAAGTATCATATCTAAGCATATATGGTAATCTAGTTTCAAAGAGGTTTAGTGTAAGCATAGAAGTGAAAGCCCCTGTAAACCAGCTACAGATACTTAAAGCATTCTGGGGTACGATAAGTAACCCTTCACCCGCTGCGCCAGGCGATAAGGCAGCTACTTTAACGCTACTCATACGTAACACTCAAACATACACCATCTCAGCAATCAACGCAACACTTCACCTAACCAAACCGTACACTAATATCACAGGCGGGGATCTCATAAAAGCTTACAGCGACTCGGTTGTTACGCCAGGAAGCAGCTTTACGCTGCAATTCCTCTTAAATATAGATGAAGAAGCGTCGGTAGGCTACTACACTCTTAACCTCTCCTTAACATACGTAGACTCTTGGTCTACTAAGCAGTATCAGATCATACCAGTAAATGTGCGCTTAGAAGGCAGGAGCCAAATTACGGTAACACCAGTCGCCACAACCCTATACTTGGGTTCAGAAGGTATCATAACATTAAAGATATCTAATATAGGCTCAGCTTCAGCCTACTTCCTCACAGCGTCGTTGAAGCTCCCAAGTGGCACTCTGATCACGCTGGATCCAAATGATGTAGAGCAACGCTTTGGGGAGATCAAACCAGGAGACTCCGTTATATTTCAAGTTAAAGCTTCAACCCTCTCTGATGCCACTGTAGGCGCCTATCAGGCTACTCTTAACCTATCTTTCAAAGACAGCTACGGCTCCTCTACGTCTGAAAGTAAGATGGTGTTGCTGAATGTAGAGGCGAAGCCAGCATCCATACAAGTTAGAGAAGTGGTTTGGGGTACGCCTACCTCACCAACCCAGGTTGGACCAGGGGATAAGGGTGTTACGCTAAGCTTGACGATTCAGAATACTGAACCGTACGTAATATCTGGGCTAGTTGGTTACCTAACCCTCCCAAAGCAGTTTACGAACACAACAGGTGGGCAAGTGGCTTCAGCATACTACCAGAGCCCCATATCGCCAAGCCAGTTTGCTACACTCAAGTTCACACTTAACATCGGAGAGGATGCAGCGTTAGGTGCATACAGTCTCATATTCACACCATACTATGTTGAAAAAGGCTCTCTTAAGCAAGGGGAGAATGTAACTCTGAGAGTCCTTTTAACAGGGAGAGCTGACCTAACTCTTAGAGTAGAAGGCGATAGGCTTGTAGCTGGTGCTGTAAACAGGGTTCTGTTGTTTATTAAGAACGGTGGCTCTGCTTCGGCAACCGACCTCCAGATCAGCTTAACTCCACCATCTACCCTGCGTGTTGAGGGTGAAAGTTCTTGGCATATAGGTGAGCTTAGAGCGGGTGATGAGCGTCTTCTACCGATCCAACTTTATGTTTCGCCTAACGTGGCTGCGGGTTCGATGCTGGATTTGGTAGTTAGCCTCAGCTATAAAGTTTCAGATGTGGCTGTGTTGGAGACGAAGAGCATCCGTCTACTTATTTCACCATCCTCATCGGGTCTCCTTAGTGTCATACCTAAGACCGCATACCTTGTAGATGGTGCTGTGAATAGTGTCGAGGTGCTGGTCACAAATACTCTAGATAGATCTATAGCCAACATCACGGCTCTACTATCCTCAAACTCTGTTTCCGTGCTTTCTGATAGATTTGAGCGTAGAGAAGCGCTTCAGCCGCAGCAGAGCGTCCCCTTAGATTTTAGTGTTCGTGTACCTAAGAATATTCAAGAGACAAGTGTTCAGATGCAGCTATCACTTTCATACTTAGATGAGCGCTTCGAAGCCCGTAGTGAGGTGTATACGCTAACCCTCCCAGTAAAAGAGTACTCATCTCCACTTCTTATCACATCAGATTCATCTAGTTTAATCGCGGGGTCTGTGAACACACCGTCGATCTCCATTAGTAACGTTGGGTCACAAGATTTGTCTTCTGTTGAGGTTAACCTCTCTTCCTCTTTAGGTATCTTATCCATTATGGCTGGTAGTGAGAGGTGGTTCTTCCAAGCGATACCTTCTGGAGGTAGTGTGGTGGTGAAGCCCAAGGTCTTTGCCTCACTCACCTCGACAGACTCGTTGCAGAGCTTAACATTAACCTTAAGCTACTTTGACCACTTGGGTAACTGGCGTAAGGAGAGCCGAAGCCTAATCTTCTTAGTGCAAGGCTTGATCAAAATATCCTTCCAAAGCGTTCAAGCCTCACCTTCAACGATTCAAGCTGGAGGAAACTTCACCGTGACTGGCAATCTGATCAATAAGGGTAGCAGAGAAGCATATTACGCTACGGTCTCCATCAAACCCAACGCGAACTTCCAATCGGGCAGCCAGTATATAGGCGACATCACGGTAAACACACCCATACCCTTCAGCCTAACCGTATCGTCGAGCAGAGCGATCAGAAACGGCACCTATCCTCTGACTTTAGTTGTAGATTATGAGGACAGCTATGGAGTTAAGCACTCGGAAGAATATACTCTACAGATCACCATCACATCCAGAAGCGCAGCGCAAGCGGCTCAGCCTGCGGTAAGCCAGATTCAAGAATCTTTAAGCACGCTCAGATACATCTTCCTCGCAGCCTTGGCTGCGATATTAGCCGGAGGTGCTTTCACGATAGTTAAGGTGTATAGAAGGCGGAGGCTGAGTTATGCTCATACGTGACATCTTCACATTCGCGTTTGACGCTCTTAAAGAGAGGAAGCTCAGAGCAGCCTTAACGATCATCGGCGTAGCCATAGGCCCGGCAGCTATCGTGGCCCTTATAGGCGCTACTGAAGGCTTCAGCCAAAGCATATCGGCGCAGTTTGATAAGATGGGTGTGACAACGATCAGCGTGATGCCAGTAGGAAGGGGGGTAACTTTAACAGCAACAGATGTCGAAACTCTTCAGAAGATAGAGGGCGTCAAGTATGTCATCCCTTACTATCTTGTACGAGCGACTCTAAGGTATGGAGGAACAACAACATCAGCATACGTAGCAGCTCTAGATTTGACTAAGCTAGATCTGCTCTTCTCAGATATAAAGGTGGTCAGCGGCTCTATGCCGACCAGCTCAGAGATCACTTCAGCCCTAATAGGTTTCAGACTTGCGAACCCAGCTAACCCCGAAACCCCGCCAATTCAATTATATCAAGTCGTCGCAGCCTCACTCCAAAGTGGCACCGCAAGGTCTTTTCTTGTGAAAGGTGTGCTATCAGAGTTTGGGGTGGGATTATTCATAAGCCCAGATGATACACTATTTATCCCGCTTGAGAGCGGTAGGCTTCTCACTGGCACAACTCATTACACAGGGGTCTTCGTTATAGCTTCTAGCAGAGAGGTTGTAAACGAGGTGACGAACTCTATTTCAAATATTTACGGGAACAAAGTTAGAATACAAGCTGTCTCATTTATCCTTTCAACGATACAAAGCATCACAAGTAGCGTATCCACTATACTGGCCTCTATAGCATCGATCTCCGTTATAGTGGCGTTTATGGGTATAATGACAAGCATGTTCGCATCAGTCTACGAGCGGACAAGAGAGATAGGTGTGGCCAAAGCGATGGGCTATACAAACACCGCCATCCTACTATTCTTCCTAGCCGAAGCCATACTTACCGGCTTCGTAGGAGGCACAATAGGGAGCGCAGCAGGCGTAGTCCTTTCGCACTTCTTACTCTCACTATTCAGCGGGGGGATAAGAGTTGGAGGAGGTCCTGGAGGCTTCGGCGGAGCTCCTCCTGGTGTAGCTGGGCAAGCTGCAAGCACAACCGTATCAGCTTCAACGCTGCAGATAACACCAGTAATCACGCCACAGCTCATACTTCTAGCCATCCTTTTGGCTACGGCAGTAGGTGCTTTAGCGGGGCTAGTGCCAGCTTGGAGGGCTTCGCGCCTCACACCAGTCGAAGCGCTGAGACACGAATAAGACCTTCTAGGTCATAAGATCTTTCTGATGTATGCTTTTACCGTGTGGTGTAGTGGTAGTGTATCTAAGGGCACCTCTATGAGTTCGCCGCGCTTACCCTCATTAAACCTTATTCTAATGGGCTCTAGGATCTCGTCTATCTTCTCCATCCTCTCCCTAACATATGTATCATCTTTACTTTCAGGCAGGCTTTCAAAGATCGTTGGTGCCACAAGCTTGGCTAGGCTCAGCATAGCGTAGCAGACATCCTGAATCTCCCACTGCGCATCTCTTGCACACCTTAGGCTGAAGATGTGGAGGTATTCTCTTGGGTTGGCTGTTACTACTATGTTGGTTGCTGCACCACCTATTCTTATGAACCTCGCGTCTTCAGAAGGTACCCCAAGCTTAAGGTAGCCCTCCTCAACCTGCCTAGCTATATCGACGACATCCTCAAAGCTCAGATTCAGTTTAGTGCCGCGTAGATCTACCTCAACCCTAGCATCCCCTATCTTAGGTGGCTTGACATACCCGAAGCTTCTCGTAACCTTAACATACCGCTGGCTCTGCTGTGAGAAAGAAGCAAGCCTATGCCTTACCAATTGGTGTGTGAGGGTTCTGCTAACTTCTTGAATATCGTAGGTTAGAGAGCCGTGCTCTAAGACATCTAGGTGCCCCATCTCCTTCGCCTTTCTTATGAAGTATCTTACCCTCTCGTCATCAAAGTAGGTCTTCTCCCCCTCTAAGATCACACCTGAGTCTGGGGTGTTTGAGTATAGCGAATATGCTGGGTGAGGTGAGTAGCAGGAGCGCATAGCAGCCGCACACACCCTCTCTAAATCGGGTGTGTAGGAGAAGAGTATCACTCTAGCCAAATCCTTTTGCGTCACAGCAACAAGCTATTAAAGGGTTAATGTCGTCTGCCCCAACCGTATTTGGTGGTGTCGTAGAGCGGAGGCTTCTTAACCACAGCTCTACATAACCTCCCCCTAATATCAACACCCAATTCGGTCTCAGGTTCAGCGTATATAGCGTCTACATAACCCATACCTATACCCTTCTTCAAAATGGGCGAGTAAGTCCCGCTTGTGACTACTCCAATCCTCTTTCCTTGGTAGATAAGGTTGTAGCCTCGTCTAGCTATCCCATCGCTTACAATGAAGCAGACCCTGACCTTGCTCACACCCATCCGCATCTGCTGCGCTATGGTTTCATAGCCGATGTAGCCAGTCTTCCCGCTCTTTACTAGCCACGTGAGCGCCGCTTCAATAGGTGTAGTTTCGTCATCTATATCTTGACCGTAGAGGCACAGACCAGCTTCAAGTCTAAGCGTGTCTCTAGCACCTAAGCCGCAAGGTTGTGCCCCGACCTTAATTATCTCCTTCCAGACCTTAAGGACTTTATCTGGCGCGTCAACGCTGCATTCCGGTAAGAGTATCTCAAACCCATCCTCTCCGGTGTAGCCAGTTCTAGAAATTACGGCTTGGTAGCCTGCGACTTCGGCTTGGGTGTGGCTGAAGCGTTGTAGATACTCAACTTTTAAAGCACTTATCTTCTCGATGGTGTCTGCCGCTCTAGGTCCTTGGACAGATATAAGAGCCGTGTT
It encodes:
- a CDS encoding ABC transporter permease, which encodes MLIRDIFTFAFDALKERKLRAALTIIGVAIGPAAIVALIGATEGFSQSISAQFDKMGVTTISVMPVGRGVTLTATDVETLQKIEGVKYVIPYYLVRATLRYGGTTTSAYVAALDLTKLDLLFSDIKVVSGSMPTSSEITSALIGFRLANPANPETPPIQLYQVVAASLQSGTARSFLVKGVLSEFGVGLFISPDDTLFIPLESGRLLTGTTHYTGVFVIASSREVVNEVTNSISNIYGNKVRIQAVSFILSTIQSITSSVSTILASIASISVIVAFMGIMTSMFASVYERTREIGVAKAMGYTNTAILLFFLAEAILTGFVGGTIGSAAGVVLSHFLLSLFSGGIRVGGGPGGFGGAPPGVAGQAASTTVSASTLQITPVITPQLILLAILLATAVGALAGLVPAWRASRLTPVEALRHE
- the thyX gene encoding FAD-dependent thymidylate synthase; this encodes MARVILFSYTPDLERVCAAAMRSCYSPHPAYSLYSNTPDSGVILEGEKTYFDDERVRYFIRKAKEMGHLDVLEHGSLTYDIQEVSRTLTHQLVRHRLASFSQQSQRYVKVTRSFGYVKPPKIGDARVEVDLRGTKLNLSFEDVVDIARQVEEGYLKLGVPSEDARFIRIGGAATNIVVTANPREYLHIFSLRCARDAQWEIQDVCYAMLSLAKLVAPTIFESLPESKDDTYVRERMEKIDEILEPIRIRFNEGKRGELIEVPLDTLPLHHTVKAYIRKIL
- the gcvT gene encoding glycine cleavage system aminomethyltransferase GcvT, translated to MRRTHLFSYHVEHAKMIEFAGFNLPLYYSSIVSEHLAVRESVGVFDVSHMGRLLIRGRDATALLERMVPSDISSLKEGRAKYTVFCNESGGIVDDVIILKVKGGEYIVVGNAANREKDLNWILKHSRGLDVQIDDISDNTALISVQGPRAADTIEKISALKVEYLQRFSHTQAEVAGYQAVISRTGYTGEDGFEILLPECSVDAPDKVLKVWKEIIKVGAQPCGLGARDTLRLEAGLCLYGQDIDDETTPIEAALTWLVKSGKTGYIGYETIAQQMRMGVSKVRVCFIVSDGIARRGYNLIYQGKRIGVVTSGTYSPILKKGIGMGYVDAIYAEPETELGVDIRGRLCRAVVKKPPLYDTTKYGWGRRH